From the Desulfobotulus mexicanus genome, the window GCATCAGCAGAAGCCCGAGTAGCCAGATGGAGGCAGGGTATTCGGGATAAAGCCTTGTCTGGGAAGGTTTCACAAAAAACTCCTTGCAGAAGAGTAAAGGGACTGTAAGAAAAGCCAAATTCCAATGGGTTCGGGTCTGGAAGCGGACCTTGTTCGGGAGCAACGATAAGCCCATTGAAGGTTCTTGTAAAGGATGTCCTGTTGGGATCTGTTCAGAGTGGGGCATTTTCTTTGTTGGGATTATGGCCTGTGGCCGTGATGTCTTCAAAAATGGTGTAAACCTGATCAGCTGTTTTATTTTCATTGCAGAAGATGGGAATTGCATCAACGCGTATTTTTTTAGTTTCTTTGGTTCTCGGGTTGAAAATCTGCATGATAAAATTTCTAACAGTTTTGCCAGTTCTAAGGGCTGTCATGGAAGGATGGTCCTGTTCTTCGAGGTTTTTCCCTTCTTCGTCCATGGCTTTCCATCTTTTATCTTTTGATGTGCGTCCCATAATTTCATCCCTTGTCAGTCCAAGGATATCAAGGGCTGCTGGATTGGCATCAATGATTTTTCCGTCCTTTTTCTGGTAAACTATACCTTTGTCCATGGTTTCAAATAGAAAATCATGGCGGGCTGCGGCCCGTTCAAGGTCTGCTGTCATTTGCCTGAACTCTGAAATATCCTGAAGAACACCGGTGATGCGGATGATGCGTTTGTGGTGATCGGATTCAGGATTTCCGATGCAGCGTAGCCATACAATTTTACTGTCAATGGTTTTTGCCATGAAAACAATATCAAAGGGGCTGCCTTTTTTCTCTGCATCTTCCATGGCCTGTTTCAGTGAGGATGTGCCCTTTGCATGCTGGATGCTCAGGAATGAATCAATTTTATTGGAGAATTCAGGTATATACTGGCGGATTTCATGGGAGGCATGAAACTCTTTATTTTGCGGCTCATAATACCAGCTTCCTATTCCGGCAATCTGCATAGTATCCCTGAGGGCTTCGTCCTGGTGCAGCATTTTTTTTCTGGCTTTCTGAAGCTCTGTTATGTCGATGAATGTCATGATAACACCGGAGTGTACCTTTGGTGAAACTCTGTAGGGAAGAATACGGGCAAGATAACTGTAGCCCTGCTCTGATTCAATCTCAAGCTCCATGGGTTTCCCCGTATCCTGAACCATACGCGCCGTTCTTGCAGGGTCAAAATCTTTTAGGCGGTGTGTAAGGTGAATAAGGGGTCTGCCAGTATCGCTTTCAAAGAGATTGAAAAGATGGGTGGTATGGGGAGAAAACTTTCGGATGCAGAGATTATCATCCAGAATGATTTTTCCTATCTGTGAGCTGGTTAAAAGGTTTTCCACATCATTATTTGCTTCTGTCAGCTCCATTATCTTGTTCTGATACTCAGAGTTTACCGTGTGCAGTTCTTCGTTGGTGGATTGCAGTTCTTCATTAGTGGACTGAAGCTCTTCATTGCTGGCCATTAATTCTTCGTTTGTAGCCTGAAGTTCTTCATTGGCAGTTTCCAGTTCTTCAATGGTAGCCTGAAGGTTTTCCTTTGTGAACTGGAGCTCGTGTTCCAGATCTTTGATACGCTGGGTCACTTCATCCGAGAGGTCATAACAGGGTACATCTTTTTCCCCCTCGGCATTATCCTGTTTTCTCAGGGTTTCCAGAAAAATAGCAGCCAGAGCATCTTCACCTTTTTTGTCGGGCAGAGGAATGATTTTCAGGTTGACACTGATACTCTGCCTGTTCCTGTGGGTATGGATATTTGTGTAGGAAATGGCTTTGCCTGTTCTGAAAGCCTTCTGAATCCCAGTGCTCAGTGGGATTGACAGCTCTTTCGTGGTCATTTTGGAAACATCATAAACGACCCGGCCCGGAGGCAGTTTCAGAAAGCCTTCTGTATCTCCAAGGCTGTGAATAAGTTCCATTTTTTCATTAACAATAATCGATGTTGGAATGTAGTGTTCCGACAGGAGTTCCAGGAAGCGATCCATAAGCCGGTCTTCGCTTGTTTGAGGCCTGCGGGTCCTTTTTATGCCTGTCTGGTATGGGGCAGGTCCCGGTTCTTTTTCACGGGGTGTGGAAAAGCCGATGTTGCCGGTAGAGGTCATTGCCTGGCCACGGGATATAAATATTTTGGATTTGTGGTGCTGTAAATCAAAGTAGTCTGTAAGTTCTCCGATGGATTCACTGGAACCCAGAAGAAGAATTCCATTTTTGATAAGGGAAAAATTAAAAAATTCAAATATTTTTTGTTGCAGAACTGGCTGGAAGTAGATGAGGAGGTTGCGGCAGCTGATCAGGTCAATTTTTGTAAAAGGTGGATCTTTTATGAGGTTGTGTTGGGCAAAAACCACCATTTGTCTGATGTTTCTGGCTACCTTAAAACTTTCTCCTGTGTGGTAAAAATATTTAGAAAGAAGATAGGGTGCTATATCTGCGGCAATGCTTTCGGAGTAAACACCGTCTCCTGCCTTGACAATGGCATTTCGATCAATATCAGTGGCAAAGATTTTGACATCGTGGTTGATGCCGAGATTTTCCATGCATTCCTTTGCAAGGATGGCAAGGGTGTAAGCTTCCTCACCCGTTGAACAGCCCGCAACCCAGAAACGGATTTCCCGTTTACCTGCCTTTTGAAAAAGCGCTGGCATGTATTTTTCAAAAAGAAGCTGGAAAGTTTCAGGATCTCTGAAAAAACTGGTAACACCGATTAGCATTTCCCTGTAAAGGGTCATGGCTTCACCGGGATCATGTTCTATAATTCCAGCATAATCTGCTAGTTTTTCTATCTGATTTATTATCATACGCCGCTCTATGCGGCGGACAATGGTGCTGGGTTTGTAGAATGTAAAATCCACTTTTGTTTTTTGTCTGAGGGTAACAAAAATTCGGGCAAGATTATCTTCATCCGTTAAAATTGCAGGCAGGGTTTTTAGGGATGTTGCTGCCGGATGACTGGCAAAGGCAATCAGCTGTTCAGGCATTTCATCAGGAGACAGAATAAAATCCGCAAGCCCTGTGGCAATGGCAGAACGGGGCATGCCGTCGAACCTGGCGCTGTCTTCCCGCTGAACCATTATCATTCCGCCGTTTTCCTTTATTGCTCGGATACCGCGGGTACCGTCACTGCCTGTTCCGGAGAGGATTATGGCCACAGCCTTTTCTCCCTTGTCTTCGGCCAGGGAGGAAAGAAAAAGATCTATGGGAAGATTGATGCCCTTGCTGGTTTCCTGATCGTTGAGAATCAGTTTGCCGTGGAAAATGGTCAGATTTTTTTTGGGAGGAATCAGATAAATGGTGTTGGCGGAAACCCTTTGTCCTGTTTCTGCACGGTGCACAGGCATGGGGGTTCGCTTAGAAAGAATTTCTACCATAAGGCTTTTGTGGTCCGGGGACAGGTGCTGGATAACAATAAAGGCCAGTCCTGTATTGTCAGGCATACGGGAGAAAAAATCCTCTATGGCTTCCAGCCCACCGGCAGAGGCACCGATGCCTACATATAGTACAGGTTTCTGAATTTTCTGGGGGCAGGTGGGATCTGTCATAGTTTTTTCCGATTCAGTAAAATATATTTTTACTATATATAATGATGTACATGTATCAGATTATCTTTTAAGAAATTTAGGGTGTCTTAAAAAAACTGTCAATATAAATGGCAGAAGGTAAGGGAATGTTCGGTGCCATGGAAGTGGATGAAAAACGTTGTTGGCTGTCTTTCTATTTTGTCTGTGCCTTTTTGTGCTTCGAAAAATCAGTTTTTCAAGGTGTTTATAAAAAAACAAAAAAGAAGTGAAAAAAGTCGTTGACAGACAGGCCCTGAATCGATAGTTTGCGCCTCGTTGCTCACGGAGCGGCGGGTCGAAAGAAATCGATCTTTGAAAATCAGATAGTGAAAGATAAAGAACATGCCCCTTTAGTATCCCGCCTTTTTAAGGTGGGGGTAGTACCAGAGATTCAACGGAGAGTTTGATCCTGGCTCAGAATGAACGCTGGCGGCGTGCTTAACACATGCAAGTCGAACGAGAAAGTTCCCTTCGGGGGATAAGTAAAGTGGCGCACGGGTGAGTAACGCGTGGATAATCTACCCTTGAATTCGGAATAACATCGCGAAAGCGTTGCTAATACCGGATGATGTTGTGTTTCCTGCGGGGAATGCAGCCAAAGAATGCCTCTTCTTGAAAGCATTTGTTTGAGGATGAGTCCGCGTCCCATTAGCTAGTTGGCGGGGTAACGGCCCACCAAGGCAGTGATGGGTAGCTGGTCTGAGAGGATGATCAGCCACACTGGGACTGACACACGGCCCAGACTCCTACGGGAGGCAGCAGTGAGGAATTTTGCGCAATGGGGGAAACCCTGACGCAGCAACGCCGCGTGAGTGAAGAAGGCCCTTGGGT encodes:
- a CDS encoding chemotaxis protein CheB, with translation MTDPTCPQKIQKPVLYVGIGASAGGLEAIEDFFSRMPDNTGLAFIVIQHLSPDHKSLMVEILSKRTPMPVHRAETGQRVSANTIYLIPPKKNLTIFHGKLILNDQETSKGINLPIDLFLSSLAEDKGEKAVAIILSGTGSDGTRGIRAIKENGGMIMVQREDSARFDGMPRSAIATGLADFILSPDEMPEQLIAFASHPAATSLKTLPAILTDEDNLARIFVTLRQKTKVDFTFYKPSTIVRRIERRMIINQIEKLADYAGIIEHDPGEAMTLYREMLIGVTSFFRDPETFQLLFEKYMPALFQKAGKREIRFWVAGCSTGEEAYTLAILAKECMENLGINHDVKIFATDIDRNAIVKAGDGVYSESIAADIAPYLLSKYFYHTGESFKVARNIRQMVVFAQHNLIKDPPFTKIDLISCRNLLIYFQPVLQQKIFEFFNFSLIKNGILLLGSSESIGELTDYFDLQHHKSKIFISRGQAMTSTGNIGFSTPREKEPGPAPYQTGIKRTRRPQTSEDRLMDRFLELLSEHYIPTSIIVNEKMELIHSLGDTEGFLKLPPGRVVYDVSKMTTKELSIPLSTGIQKAFRTGKAISYTNIHTHRNRQSISVNLKIIPLPDKKGEDALAAIFLETLRKQDNAEGEKDVPCYDLSDEVTQRIKDLEHELQFTKENLQATIEELETANEELQATNEELMASNEELQSTNEELQSTNEELHTVNSEYQNKIMELTEANNDVENLLTSSQIGKIILDDNLCIRKFSPHTTHLFNLFESDTGRPLIHLTHRLKDFDPARTARMVQDTGKPMELEIESEQGYSYLARILPYRVSPKVHSGVIMTFIDITELQKARKKMLHQDEALRDTMQIAGIGSWYYEPQNKEFHASHEIRQYIPEFSNKIDSFLSIQHAKGTSSLKQAMEDAEKKGSPFDIVFMAKTIDSKIVWLRCIGNPESDHHKRIIRITGVLQDISEFRQMTADLERAAARHDFLFETMDKGIVYQKKDGKIIDANPAALDILGLTRDEIMGRTSKDKRWKAMDEEGKNLEEQDHPSMTALRTGKTVRNFIMQIFNPRTKETKKIRVDAIPIFCNENKTADQVYTIFEDITATGHNPNKENAPL